The following DNA comes from Vairimorpha necatrix chromosome 5, complete sequence.
ACTCGGCTATCtgacaaaaattaatagcCTGATAATTGGTGTATGAAAAGACCCAACAATACAAGCCCCTTAGaatcttcttttattctatattcgatttaaaaaatttggtGCTTTTTTTAAGGAGCACTttcttttacattttttacttgGGCATTTGTACCCTTTCCCATCAATAGAGGAAGctgttttaattattttcatgTTTCTTATACAAGTATTAGATACACATGGCATAACAGGTTTTATTACACCCACTTCTAACAAAAGTGTAATTGCCGTGTCATTATCTTGGAATATAGGATTCTAAGGATCAAGTTCTCCTAccttttctaaaattcCTTCTACTAGCATAATGGGTAagaaaatggaaaaaaaaataaaaaataccatAGCTTGGAAAATCGACcctttagaaaaaaaaaatagacaaTAGAGTAAAAAATCGAGagattttttgattttatagaagtgatatttttttatactgtTTTAAGTAGAGGGGGTCGATTTTCCTAGTAGTGCCATAAAGTCTATGGGCATGTGATTATTCTTTACACATGTCTTCCCATCAATGAAATCGAATTTTTTCCGTCTATCTCATTCTTCGACTATAACACAGTTTCTTTTCGATTTTcttctctttttaaatctctCTGGATTTTTGAACACTATTGATTCAGCTATCTTGCCACGATAGCTTAAATGTGAATAGTGGAATTAACACTACACTCAATCTCGACAACTCTTATGTAGATCTTATTACAGTCAATACTGTTTCTCCATAGCTCTTTATAGCTACTTTACGTCTTCACCTATCCGGGTCCCTCGACTGATGCAAGCCATCACCTTCTCTTCTGTTAGACAACCAACCATCCCCATTCTAACCTAGACTGCATTTTTTACGTCTCATGCTTCGACGGAACTTACGACCtcttcttttgttttttgtttgggttcaataattttattctcCACCATGTTAAAGACAATTGTAATTTAAgggttaaatttattaaatctatattctcaacaattataaagtagatttttgaagaaaatctctttttataataaaccaaaaattaaaaaaacttgaaaaaataagaagggcaaaaaagatataatactttaaatgatttttataattaaatttaaaattaattttcgTATCTAagcatatatttatttgttatttttaatgtaaaaagtgcttagtaatttttgtccCCTTCCTGTTCCTCCTTTATTTCGCACTTCGtttttggggttcgaaaaaCTAAAGTGTACACCCTTGGAGGGGGGGGGGGCCTTGGATCCTAGCTCCAAGTCATTATAACCCGACCCATTAAAttctaatattaaaatatttgataattttttaaaaaattcttgtatttttgttattttcattaaaaaaacgatattttagattttaaacATCATGTATTAgctaaatgttttattttgattataaatactaacaaatttttcttcatGTCCTCTgtaataaagtttttttttaaaatgaaagaACATAAATCAAAATGGGTACCCGTAAATTCGCCTACAGGCGAATTTACGGTTTTTCGCCAAAAGTTCAAAAATGGTTGTTTTCGCCAAAAATTTTGcccataaaaattttccttttttttcgCCGAAAATCTAcccttaaaaaaatgaacgacaactttgaaatttttaaaggtCAACGTGGAGGGCAAAATCTTATCTATGAAGATCAGATATACACTTTAGACTACAATAAGGACGGAACTAGGCGATGGAGGTGCAGTAATAGGTCTTGTAGAGGAGCCATTACAATGAATGAACAAAACGAAATCgttaaaaaagttattcATTCACATGAACCAGTACCTGAGAAATGCATGTTTAAAAGAactatcaaaaaaataaaagaacaAGTTGCTACAAGTAATGAAAACTCaatagaaataataaaaaaacaactaCCAGCATTGTCAACCAGCTTAGATATTACTAAAATGCCTTCCatagaatatttaagaGATACAATCAAACGAACAAGAAATTCAAGACTCGGATTTATAACTGGTTGCATTATGGATATACCCGAAGTCTTGCAAGTagattctaaaaaaaatcgttTTCTTAGATTTGATAGTGGTATGCAGGATAataatagatttataatatttttttcagaattcaaaaaaagtatgattgaaaaaatagatACGTTCGTTGTCGATGGAACGTTTAAATCTTCTCCTCAAGGATTTTACCAAATTGTCGTCTTTCATGGACATATATTTGGCAAAAGTTTTCCAtacatttatattctaCTCAAGGGAAAAAGTGAAAGGTCATATTCTAGAGCCTTCGATAAATGCAAGGAATTAGTTATTATGAATGTTAAGAACTTTGTGACTGATTTTGAGAGAGGATTGGTCAATGCATTACGAATATCTTTCCCTGGAGCAAACTGTAATGGATGCTTGTTTCATCTTGGGCAGGCAGCCTATAAAAGAGTCGGGGCAATGGGGAACATAGAAAAGTTTAAAAACGATTCTAACTATAATCTAGTATTCAAAAAGATTCTTCGATTAGCTTTTGTGCCAATACGAGATGTTCcggttttttataatgatattaagaaatttatacaagATAATTCAATTACAACCACAGCTAACTTTCAGTTATActttgaaaataattatttagttTCCCATGTAACAAGAGAAGATAATGGTGGGAGAGCTGTCgccaatataaatttttggaaTGTATTTGATagggtaaaaaatgaaattccTCGGACTTCTAACAATGCAGAAAGCTGGAATAGAACCATAAACAAGAGGATGGAGACAAGAAATCCAAATATCgctttttttctttcaagAATACTCGATTGTGAAGAAATGGATATATATAATCTAAAAcgttataaaaaaggatTATTTGAAGCTAAAAAAACCCAAAAAGCGGaggaaaaaattagaataatcgttaaaaattataaacattatTCTCGTGAAGAGTACATGAATGCTTTACTGCAACACGTGAATTTCAAATGCGAATAAGTTAATTCAATAAAcctatttttattataaatgctttttttataaccaataaattttaattaaaattataataaagcttttcaaatcttttatttctttcttaataccaataaatttttttttgtatttttttttggcgAAAAACGagcaaattttaatttttggcGAAAAACCGTAAATTCGCCTACAGGCGAATTTACGGTTATCGGCTCACCATGCCCTTGTGGGGGTTTCGCTATTTATACTTTACATGTTTGTTTGATTgtttgtaaacaaacaaactaCAAGAAGTTTTAGAAAGACCATTCTTAGAAAGGAGTATATTGTATCATTACATGGATATGAATTATTTGTTAAGAATAGCAAACAAATAATGTGATGAGCTATGTTTGTTTGATAAGGTCATCCGCATATATACTGAAATTTTCATAACAAagttattataatatctttACTGGACTTTTCGAAACATCTGCTAGAATCTACAaagtattttcttttttaagttGTTGAATTGCATTTACGAATGCTTCAATGGTTTTCTAAtcattgtaaatttataaatctgtcaagttttcaatataaattatatgataatttttgCAAGTGTTTAGAGTTGTTTTGTCGATTTACAGTACCTACAATTGTTACTTTGTCATGAGTGCCACATTCTTCGTTGACTTAAAGGTTTTTTACACATTTAACTtttattcattttcttAAGTTATACTATTTTCCCATTGTATATATTGTGCTGTCTGATTAAACGATTTTGCGCTGTTTTTTTtcgtaatttttttttgccgCCTCCCTATTCTCAagtttgaaaaaaaaatcaataaattaatggaatttaaaattaatcgTTATATCAATTTATTACATTATATAACAATAATTATGCAAAATGTATATCCATTCTTCATAttagatttaatttttgaataaaaatcttagaATATCGCAATACTAAACAAGCAATCCAAACAACTGCGTTTGtcgaagaaaaaaaatagtaaagattttttaatgtcgCCATCCAGATGAGATGCTTGTGAAAACTTTACTCAATAACAATAGAAAACCATTAGAAAACTAAAAGTTTAAGATAATCTGTCTCATTTTGTTGAGTTTCCCTTCATAACTACCAAGATGCAACATGGGACATAGGTAAACCGACATGCGTAGATCGGTaaagatatatatatatataagtGTATTATTTCTATCAAATTTAGcatataaaatgtttttttgatttttgcttgtataaataaattaagaCTTGTATATAATAGTCGCGCTGCCTTTAGATCAGAATATATATAAGTTAAATATACCTAACTATTTTATATAGTGATATTATACAAAGCGAGTTACAAATCGGGggttataaaacattattaCTCACGACTTACACCAATGTTTGCAAAACAcgattaaaaattgtttagTACAATTATTGGCTAAAGTGAGCTTTAGGTAACGAAAATCGATATAGGGGTTTTTTGCCCCTCTTTTCAAAAATGGAGGAACGAATTCTGACAAGAGAAGAAATcgaaattatatataataatttgtttaataaaaacaaccAATATGTACTGTGTGTTATGTTAGGATGAGTTTGGTTATGTAAACGGGATTACCTCATTAAATGTACTTGGAAGGACTGTAAGAAGACAGTATCTTTATGGAAAGACACTTTCTCTGAAAACAGTAGACTCGATCATATTACAATTTTACAGGTACTTAATTTGTGGATTCTTGGCTATCCTCGTAAGAATATTTGTCAATATTTAGGTTGTTCTAAGCGTTCTATATCCTTCatttaacaaaattaaaagaaataaacatttttgataaatatttatcatctTTGAACAAGATAGGCGGAGAAGAAGTTATAGTAGAAATAGATGAAACTATAATtggaaaaaacaaatatctTAGAGGTAAATTAGTAAAGGGGTTTTGGTGTTTTGGTATGATAGAGCGTTCTCCAGAACGCAAAATTAtacttatatatattaaaaaaagagataaAGAAACGTTAACAGCTCTTTCTTTGAAATTTGTAAGTACGAAAAGTACTATATATAGTGATATGTGAAGGGCTTACCATTCTTTGATACAATATTCAATGAACACCACATGGTCAACCACTCATTAGACTTTCGAGATCCTAGTACTGGGGTTCATACCAATACCATAGAAGGTAATTGGCGTTCCCTCAAAAATTCTATACCTAATAGAAATAGGTCGGCAAATAGTGCtaaactttatttatttagataCATGCTTCAAGAAATTCAACTAATTCTGTTTTTGAtgcattattaaatttattgttctaatctttatttttgttactttcttcaaattttctttcctccatttttgaaaaaaggggcaaaaaaaacaaataaccCTATATCGATTTTTGTTACCTAAAGCTCACTTTAGCccaattatttatttttctgaCTTTTACGTTATGTTATGAACACATTAGAATAATATCACGAATCCATGTTCTTTAACCCCTTCTTATTTCTGTATCCATTTTGTGCGTACAGACATTGATAGAAAAGAATTATTGTGAATTTTTTCtctaaaaatcatttatattttaacaaataaattttactgTAGTAAAcagaagataaaataaaataaacatattaaaaggatgaaaaattttaaaactaaaattatcagctatttatttaaaataaaactagataaatattagaaagactgtacaaaagaaaaaatttctcatttataatagattacgaatatttaaaatcaatgCTAAATAtgttagttttttaaaagagtATTTGTTTACAAGACagttaaaatttaagaatcttaaaaaaattctttgggcaagtaaataaatttgagcgatattttggaaaaatcataaatgcgctaaatacaaaataaaatcattcatataaatcataagaataatattaatagtGATGATACAACAAACATTTAGtacaatatatatattaataataacgAAGGTAATAACAATGATGGTATTAGTTATGATAATATAACAGTTTTTTGTGCTTgcgaatttttttattagttttcagattattttttataacaatcAATATTCTGATAATTATAGTTCAAATTAGGTAAAAAtctcatttttatatgtaagtGAGATAtctatttaataaataaatcttatttCGGGACATATCCGTATTGTGgtgtaattaaaaaataaaaccagaagtacatattttattagatattactttcaaatttataacaaataaagcaagaagtatatatataatgtaTAGGTAAATTAATCTAAATGTAATTTTAAtgattaatattttaaattaaacaCTCAAATTCGAAATGAGATTTGTCTTGTTAAAATGTGTAAATTACTTCAgcttatatttgttttacattataaattagtAGTTTTatacagaaaaaaattgtatgaAAGaggtataaaaaattttatattttaataagaaagtattatgaatatatatatactgTGTTTTATGGTGAAAACACACAATTCCTCATATTGAAACGtattgaaataaataaaatagtatatgaaaaaattataaacatatttagATACAGAATAGcttaaaatatcataaattaACTAATGACGAAATATGAggtatatatattaaaataaaataaatttttaattttgtaatatactaattatgaagattttaatatgagcatttaaagtatttagatagaaataataaaataattaatttatttatgcaaagaacatgtttttttattgcatAAGGTCAAAATTAACATGATGGtatatacaataaataaaaagttatgtataaaattattattgtcGTAGTTACTTACGCTTAAACCGAGCATTTATAATGCTTggatatttctttatatttttataatattttaaccCCATCTTATGGAAGAATAAGCCAATAATACATTTCATTAACAATTAtacttaaaatttatagaattttaaaGTGGTTCTAGCACATTTgtcgtttttttttgatataatagaaaaaaatacccAAAAAGAGCTCccattttaattctttgcAAGTATGAGGTAAAGGGAACCCTTAAATACAAGCACGGGAATTTGATTGTGATTCTTATCTAATTGTTACTATTAGATTCCtacatacaaaaaaatccgTGTAATTTGCCGAAGCAGCAAACTTCACTGTATACATTAGACTTGAGTTcaagaaaatattgttcAACCTAAAACTCAAATCGCGTCCAGAGTAATATCATGGTAAATATACTTAACGGTCATAGTTTTCTATAACTCGAAAATATACATCGTCGTACTTAATGAAAGGTCCCGACATCGATCTGTATCACGCACGCTTCTTATACCGCCACAAAAGCAACCCGGCATTTTTGTTGGACTACGTTGACAACCATTCTCGGCTGATACCGGCTACCTGTTACAGAATCTTGTAAGATAGAG
Coding sequences within:
- a CDS encoding MULE domain-containing protein — encoded protein: MNDNFEIFKGQRGGQNLIYEDQIYTLDYNKDGTRRWRCSNRSCRGAITMNEQNEIVKKVIHSHEPVPEKCMFKRTIKKIKEQVATSNENSIEIIKKQLPALSTSLDITKMPSIEYLRDTIKRTRNSRLGFITGCIMDIPEVLQVDSKKNRFLRFDSGMQDNNRFIIFFSEFKKSMIEKIDTFVVDGTFKSSPQGFYQIVVFHGHIFGKSFPYIYILLKGKSERSYSRAFDKCKELVIMNVKNFVTDFERGLVNALRISFPGANCNGCLFHLGQAAYKRVGAMGNIEKFKNDSNYNLVFKKILRLAFVPIRDVPVFYNDIKKFIQDNSITTTANFQLYFENNYLVSHVTREDNGGRAVANINFWNVFDRVKNEIPRTSNNAESWNRTINKRMETRNPNIAFFLSRILDCEEMDIYNLKRYKKGLFEAKKTQKAEEKIRIIVKNYKHYSREEYMNALLQHVNFKCE